A single Oryctolagus cuniculus chromosome 18, mOryCun1.1, whole genome shotgun sequence DNA region contains:
- the ZNF543 gene encoding zinc finger protein 543 isoform X1, whose protein sequence is MAAALMDPEQVSVTFKDVALTFTQEEWGQLDVAQRTLYQEVMLETCELLVSLGCPLSQPELIHQMEHNPEVWMAMKELSQSFCPGENTKPKATEPNPLFLHEKVSFREHLIEGASRDSLLVHSRDQDGPSEIQEEHLRPGMDTQREWLPGKRSPEHGCLETAGVCSRIVQEQVSAEDAICDSDSNGPVTDPVIHEGRNLYICKECGKVFNKNCFLTRHERMHSGVKPYRCLECGKTFSKSTHLLQHHIIHTGEKPYKCMVCGKAFNRSSHLVRHQRIHTGEKPYKCGECGKAFTHRSTFVLHKRSHTGEKPFVCKECGKAFRDRPGFVRHYIIHTGEKPYECLECGKAFNRRSCLTWHQQIHTRVKPFECNECGKAFCESADLIQHYIIHTGEKPYKCMECGKAFNRKSHLKQHQRIHTGEKPYECGDCGKAFTHYSTFVLHKRTHTGEKPYECKECGKAFNDRGDLIRHFSVHTGEKPFECTECGKAFNRRSHLTRHQKIHTGEKPYECIECGKAFCRSANLIRHSIIHTGEKPYECSECGKAFNRSSSLTHHQRIHTGRNPPSGTGVGRPFASMQASVIPELVLRSDFLNVTTEKKLWSEETSYSASSHPY, encoded by the exons ATGGCGGCGGCGTTGATGGACCCGGAGCAG GTGTCTGTGACCTTCAAGGATGTGGCCCTGACATTCACCCAGGAGGAGTGGGGACAGTTGGATGTGGCTCAGAGGACTTTGTACCAGGAGGTGATGCTTGAAACCTGTGAGCTTCTGGTCTCCCTTG GCTGTCCTTTGTCCCAGCCAGAGCTTATTCACCAGATGGAGCACAACCCAGAGGTATGGATGGCAATGAAAGAGCTCTCCCAGAGCTTCTGTCCTG GTGAGAACACAAAACCTAAAGCCACAGAGCCCAACCCTTTGTTCCTGCATGAGAAAGTCTCATTCCGGGAACATCTGATAGAGGGAGCCTCAAGGGATTCCCTGTTGGTACACTCCAGGGATCAGGATGGGCCATCTGAAATTCAGGAGGAACACTTGAGACCAGGGATGGACACCCAGAGGGAGTGGCTCCCTGGGAAAAGGAGCCCGGAACATGGTTGTTTAGAGACAGCTGGTGTTTGTTCAAGGATTGTACAAGAGCAAGTCTCTGCAGAAGATGCCATCTGTGATAGTGACTCTAATGGACCAGTTACCGATCCCGTGATTCATGAAGGAAGGAATCTCTACATATGCAAGGAATGTGGGAAAGTGTTTAACAAGAATTGCTTCCTGACACGGCATGAGCGGATGCACAGCGGGGTGAAACCCTACAGATGCCTAGAATGTGGGAAAACCTTTAGTAAGAGCACACATCTTCTTCAGCACCACATCATCCACACCGGGGAGAAGCCCTACAAGTGCATGGTGTGTGGCAAGGCCTTCAACCGCAGTTCACACCTTGTACGGCACCAGCGGATCCACACTGGGGAGAAGCCTTACAAGTGCGGTGAATGTGGAAAGGCCTTCACCCACCGCTCTACTTTTGTCTTGCACAAGAGGAGCCACACTGGAGAAAAACCTTTTGTGTGCAAAGAGTGTGGCAAAGCCTTTCGAGATCGGCCAGGTTTTGTAAGACACTACATTATTCATACTGGAGAAAAACCCTATGAGTGCCTTgagtgtgggaaggccttcaaCCGCCGGTCATGCCTCACATGGCACCAACAGATTCACACTAGAGTGAAACCCTTTGAGTGCAACGAATGTGGGAAAGCATTTTGTGAAAGTGCAGACCTCATTCAGCACTACATCATCCACACCGGGGAGAAGCCCTACAAGTGCATGGAGTGTGGCAAGGCCTTCAACCGCAAGTCACACCTCAAGCAGCACCAGCGGATCCACACTGGGGAGAAGCCGTATGAGTGCGGTGACTGTGGAAAGGCCTTCACCCACTACTCCACTTTTGTCTTGCACAAGAGGACTCACACAGGAGAAAAACCCTATGAGTGCAAAGAATGTGGGAAAGCTTTCAATGATAGGGGCGACCTCATCCGGCATTTCAGCGTCCACACTGGTGAGAAGCCCTTTGAGTGCAcggagtgtgggaaagccttcaacCGCAGGTCGCACCTCACCAGACACCAGAAgattcacactggagagaagccctATGAGTGCATTGAGTGTGGGAAAGCTTTTTGCCGGAGTGCAAACCTTATCCGACACTCCATCATCCACACTGGCGAGAAGCCCTATGAGTGTAGTGAGTGCGGGAAGGCCTTCAATCGCAGCTCATCCCTCACTCATCATCAGAGGATTCACACTGGGAGAAACCCTCCCAGCGGAACAGGGGTGGGAAGACCCTTTGCAAGTATGCAAGCTTCAGTCATCCCAGAGCTTGTGTTAAGGAGTGACTTTTTGAATGTCACCACTGAGAAAAAGCTGTGGTCAGAGGAAACATCCTACTCAGCCTCCAGCCATCCATACTGA
- the ZNF543 gene encoding zinc finger protein 543 isoform X2, with the protein MEHNPEVWMAMKELSQSFCPGENTKPKATEPNPLFLHEKVSFREHLIEGASRDSLLVHSRDQDGPSEIQEEHLRPGMDTQREWLPGKRSPEHGCLETAGVCSRIVQEQVSAEDAICDSDSNGPVTDPVIHEGRNLYICKECGKVFNKNCFLTRHERMHSGVKPYRCLECGKTFSKSTHLLQHHIIHTGEKPYKCMVCGKAFNRSSHLVRHQRIHTGEKPYKCGECGKAFTHRSTFVLHKRSHTGEKPFVCKECGKAFRDRPGFVRHYIIHTGEKPYECLECGKAFNRRSCLTWHQQIHTRVKPFECNECGKAFCESADLIQHYIIHTGEKPYKCMECGKAFNRKSHLKQHQRIHTGEKPYECGDCGKAFTHYSTFVLHKRTHTGEKPYECKECGKAFNDRGDLIRHFSVHTGEKPFECTECGKAFNRRSHLTRHQKIHTGEKPYECIECGKAFCRSANLIRHSIIHTGEKPYECSECGKAFNRSSSLTHHQRIHTGRNPPSGTGVGRPFASMQASVIPELVLRSDFLNVTTEKKLWSEETSYSASSHPY; encoded by the exons ATGGAGCACAACCCAGAGGTATGGATGGCAATGAAAGAGCTCTCCCAGAGCTTCTGTCCTG GTGAGAACACAAAACCTAAAGCCACAGAGCCCAACCCTTTGTTCCTGCATGAGAAAGTCTCATTCCGGGAACATCTGATAGAGGGAGCCTCAAGGGATTCCCTGTTGGTACACTCCAGGGATCAGGATGGGCCATCTGAAATTCAGGAGGAACACTTGAGACCAGGGATGGACACCCAGAGGGAGTGGCTCCCTGGGAAAAGGAGCCCGGAACATGGTTGTTTAGAGACAGCTGGTGTTTGTTCAAGGATTGTACAAGAGCAAGTCTCTGCAGAAGATGCCATCTGTGATAGTGACTCTAATGGACCAGTTACCGATCCCGTGATTCATGAAGGAAGGAATCTCTACATATGCAAGGAATGTGGGAAAGTGTTTAACAAGAATTGCTTCCTGACACGGCATGAGCGGATGCACAGCGGGGTGAAACCCTACAGATGCCTAGAATGTGGGAAAACCTTTAGTAAGAGCACACATCTTCTTCAGCACCACATCATCCACACCGGGGAGAAGCCCTACAAGTGCATGGTGTGTGGCAAGGCCTTCAACCGCAGTTCACACCTTGTACGGCACCAGCGGATCCACACTGGGGAGAAGCCTTACAAGTGCGGTGAATGTGGAAAGGCCTTCACCCACCGCTCTACTTTTGTCTTGCACAAGAGGAGCCACACTGGAGAAAAACCTTTTGTGTGCAAAGAGTGTGGCAAAGCCTTTCGAGATCGGCCAGGTTTTGTAAGACACTACATTATTCATACTGGAGAAAAACCCTATGAGTGCCTTgagtgtgggaaggccttcaaCCGCCGGTCATGCCTCACATGGCACCAACAGATTCACACTAGAGTGAAACCCTTTGAGTGCAACGAATGTGGGAAAGCATTTTGTGAAAGTGCAGACCTCATTCAGCACTACATCATCCACACCGGGGAGAAGCCCTACAAGTGCATGGAGTGTGGCAAGGCCTTCAACCGCAAGTCACACCTCAAGCAGCACCAGCGGATCCACACTGGGGAGAAGCCGTATGAGTGCGGTGACTGTGGAAAGGCCTTCACCCACTACTCCACTTTTGTCTTGCACAAGAGGACTCACACAGGAGAAAAACCCTATGAGTGCAAAGAATGTGGGAAAGCTTTCAATGATAGGGGCGACCTCATCCGGCATTTCAGCGTCCACACTGGTGAGAAGCCCTTTGAGTGCAcggagtgtgggaaagccttcaacCGCAGGTCGCACCTCACCAGACACCAGAAgattcacactggagagaagccctATGAGTGCATTGAGTGTGGGAAAGCTTTTTGCCGGAGTGCAAACCTTATCCGACACTCCATCATCCACACTGGCGAGAAGCCCTATGAGTGTAGTGAGTGCGGGAAGGCCTTCAATCGCAGCTCATCCCTCACTCATCATCAGAGGATTCACACTGGGAGAAACCCTCCCAGCGGAACAGGGGTGGGAAGACCCTTTGCAAGTATGCAAGCTTCAGTCATCCCAGAGCTTGTGTTAAGGAGTGACTTTTTGAATGTCACCACTGAGAAAAAGCTGTGGTCAGAGGAAACATCCTACTCAGCCTCCAGCCATCCATACTGA